One Drosophila kikkawai strain 14028-0561.14 chromosome 3L, DkikHiC1v2, whole genome shotgun sequence genomic window carries:
- the LOC108075175 gene encoding uncharacterized protein — translation MDNGQERRQQQTKLGKLGKLEKGKQETNLNEMCQMLTHAAPQNWNSLFYSFGRRPKTSIPLPLNTTSNKLRNWKWTRHGVLDPAQTSFICNLWLDGWMDGWMPAIIWTALVARTRNEHGQLQLRRGEGKGGPDLEGFARWQMARAIELTIEIVSRTHLSVRVSADISKHWKKWRKSIWLALTPL, via the exons ATGGACAATGGGCAGGagaggcggcagcagcagacaAAGCTGGGAAAGCTGGGAAAGCTGGAAAAGGGGAAAcaagaaacaaatttaaatgaaatgtgTCAAATGCTGACACATGCCGCGCCTCAAAACTGGAACTCTCTTTTTTACTCTTTTGG ACGCCGCCCCAAAACATCAATTCCATTGCCACTCAACACAACGTCAAACAAGCTACGGAATTGGAAGTGGACCCGCCATGGAGTCCTGGATCCTGCCCAGACTTCCTTCATCTGCAATCTCTggctggatggatggatggatggatggatgccAGCTATTATTTGGACAGCACTCGTGGCGCGTACACGAAATGAACATGGCCAACTACAACTACGCAGAGGCGAAGGCAAAGGCGGGCCTGATTTAGAAGGATTTGCACGTTGGCAAATGGCACGAGCCATTGAGCTAACGATCGAAATTGTATCTCGCACGCATCTTTCTGTGCGAGTATCTGCAGATATAAGCAAGCACTGGAAGAAGTGGAG GAAGTCTATCTGGCTCGCTCTCACTCCTCTCTAA